In one Halosolutus amylolyticus genomic region, the following are encoded:
- a CDS encoding dipeptide epimerase: MTLATDFERRSLPLEYPFTIARGTQTESAVVTVRVEADDGTIGVGGAAPSSHYGETVDTVTAVLPDLLAVVEDVGDPHQLERIERRMRETVRRNPAARCAVSIALHDFVAKRLDLPLYRYWGLDPSESLETSYTIGLDDTETMREKTETALDRGFSTLKVKLGTDRDVEIVETIRSVAPDVSLFVDANEAWTPREAVRKIDRLAAYDLAFVEQPVPAEDPAGLRYVYERAALPIAADESCETLSDIPQIADRCDIANLKLMKCGGLREAKRMIHAARAHGLEVMCGCMTESNASIAAACHLAPLLDYADLDGSLLLAEDPYDGVPMSGGEIDLAGLDRAGTGAVTE; encoded by the coding sequence ATGACGCTCGCCACCGACTTCGAGCGCCGCTCGCTGCCGCTCGAGTACCCGTTCACGATTGCCCGCGGGACGCAAACGGAGTCGGCGGTCGTGACCGTCCGCGTCGAAGCCGACGACGGAACGATCGGCGTCGGCGGCGCCGCGCCGTCGTCCCACTACGGCGAGACCGTCGACACCGTGACGGCCGTCCTCCCCGACCTGCTCGCGGTCGTCGAGGACGTCGGCGATCCGCACCAGCTCGAGCGGATCGAACGGCGGATGCGCGAGACCGTCCGGCGGAACCCCGCGGCCCGCTGTGCGGTCAGCATCGCGCTCCACGACTTCGTCGCGAAACGGCTCGACCTCCCGCTGTACCGGTACTGGGGGCTCGATCCGTCCGAGAGCCTCGAGACGTCGTACACGATCGGCCTCGACGACACCGAGACCATGCGCGAAAAGACCGAGACGGCCCTCGACCGCGGATTCTCCACGCTGAAGGTCAAACTCGGCACCGATCGCGACGTCGAAATCGTCGAGACGATCCGATCGGTCGCCCCCGACGTCAGCCTGTTCGTCGACGCTAACGAGGCCTGGACGCCCCGCGAGGCCGTCCGGAAGATCGATCGCCTCGCCGCGTACGACCTCGCGTTCGTCGAACAGCCCGTCCCCGCCGAGGATCCGGCGGGACTGCGCTACGTCTACGAGCGGGCGGCGCTCCCGATCGCCGCCGACGAGTCCTGCGAAACGCTGTCCGACATCCCGCAGATCGCGGACCGGTGTGACATCGCGAACCTCAAACTCATGAAGTGTGGCGGCCTGCGGGAGGCCAAACGGATGATCCACGCCGCACGCGCCCACGGCCTCGAGGTGATGTGCGGCTGTATGACCGAATCCAACGCGTCGATCGCGGCGGCCTGCCACCTCGCGCCGCTGCTCGACTACGCCGACCTCGACGGGTCGCTCCTGCTGGCCGAGGACCCCTACGACGGCGTCCCGATGTCCGGCGGGGAGATCGACCTCGCGGGGCTCGATCGGGCGGGAACCGGCGCCGTCACGGAGTAG
- a CDS encoding ATP-binding protein, which produces MILVVCGPPGAGKTTITNRVRDRLARQGVRVESHHSDEFSSRTYERLYERVSEGPENAVHLVDGTFYRREWQTQFRTLEDVRFVHVTASLGTCLERNRSRPDSIDEQGVHVVYREFDDPDADVVIDTDDCTVTEAVDRVVAALAAWGWLDAAAE; this is translated from the coding sequence GTGATACTCGTCGTTTGCGGTCCGCCCGGTGCCGGCAAAACGACGATCACGAACCGGGTTCGAGACCGTCTCGCCCGCCAGGGCGTACGCGTCGAGAGCCACCACTCCGACGAGTTCTCCAGTCGCACGTACGAACGACTCTACGAACGGGTCTCCGAGGGACCCGAGAACGCCGTCCACCTCGTCGATGGCACGTTCTACCGGCGCGAGTGGCAGACGCAGTTTCGCACCCTCGAGGACGTCCGGTTCGTCCACGTCACGGCGAGCCTCGGGACCTGCCTCGAACGCAATCGATCGCGGCCGGACTCGATCGACGAGCAGGGCGTCCACGTGGTCTACCGGGAGTTCGACGACCCGGACGCCGACGTCGTGATCGACACCGACGACTGCACCGTGACGGAAGCGGTCGACCGGGTCGTGGCCGCGCTGGCGGCGTGGGGCTGGCTCGACGCGGCCGCCGAGTAA